Proteins from a single region of Juglans microcarpa x Juglans regia isolate MS1-56 chromosome 5S, Jm3101_v1.0, whole genome shotgun sequence:
- the LOC121267532 gene encoding mitochondrial amidoxime reducing component 2-like: MEDWEPTESSFMVLKAPGMNVLKVSLSKPHERLADGVSVWEWSGSALDEGDEASQWFSDFLGKPYRLVRFNTASETRHVDPKYAPGHKVLFSDMSPYMLLSQVGLVENC; the protein is encoded by the exons ATGGAGGATTGGGAACCTACTGAGAGCTCATTTATGG TCTTAAAAGCACCAGGGATGAATGTGCTCAAGGTTTCTTTAAGTAAACCACATGAAAGACTAGCAGATGGTGTCTCAGTCTGGGAATGGTCAGGCTCTGCATTGGATGAAGGAGATGAAGCATCACAGTGGTTTTCAGATTTTCTAGGGAAGCCCTACCGTCTAGTTCGTTTTAATACTG CTTCAGAAACTAGGCATGTGGATCCTAAATATGCTCCTGGACACAAAGTCTTATTTTCTGACATGTCTCCATACATGCTGTTGTCTCAGGTTGGTCTAGTTGAGAATTGTTAA